The following is a genomic window from Nitrospira sp..
CGTTGGCCGCCTTAATCATAAGCGCATTCTGCTCGTTCTTCACGGTCGCTTCGGGCTTGCTGGCGACCAAAAAGAGCCCCGGCTGATACTGGACATCTTCAATGACCCCTTCGCAAGGGATTCGATTGATATGCACATCGAAGACGTTGAGAAAAATCGTGACGCGGAGGCTGCGTTCCTTGAGGTAGCGCGGCTCGAATTCTTCTTGAATGGCGATGACTTTTCCATCGCCCGGCGCCACGACCAGGCCGGGACCTTCCGGGATGATCCGCGCCGGGTTGCGGAAAAACCACGACACGAACAGCGTAAAACCAGCCCCCACCACGGCAACCGGCGTCCACCCCAGCCACCCAGCACAAAGTGTAACGCCCACGGTCGCGCCAATGAAGGGAAATCCTTCTTTGGCAAAGGGAATGCCGACTGCGCGATCAGCCACAGGGATCGTCCCTTCTAATTCTTCGTCTTGTCGACCAGCTGATCTTTCTTCAGCCAGGGCATCATTGCCCGGAGCTTGGCCCCTACGGCCTCGATGGGATGCGCTTCGCCTTTGGCCAGCAACGCATTGTAGACAGGGCGATTGGCTTGATTCTCCAGCACCCACTCTTTGGCAAACTGACCGGTCTGAATTTCACCGAGGATCTTCTTCATTTCCTGTTTCGTCTGCTCGGTCACCACTCTAGGCCCGCGAGTGATATCCCCGTACTTAGCCGTGGTGCTGATCGAGTAGCGCATATTGGCGATGCCGCCCTGATAGATCAGATCGACGATCAACTTCACTTCATGCAGACACTCGAAATAGGCCATCTCAGGCGAATACCCGGCTTCGGTCAGAGTTTCGTAACCTGCCTGAATGAGCGAGGTCAGCCCGCCGCACAATACCGCTTGCTCGCCGAAGAGGTCGGTTTCTGTCTCTTCACGAAAATTGGTTTCGATGATGCCGGCGCGTCCGCCGCCGACGGCGCTGGCATAAGCCAACCCCACCTGCCGCGTCGTCCCGCTCGGATCCTGATGAACGGCAAGCAAGCAAGGCACTCCGCTGCCTTTCGTATACTCAGAACGAACCAGATGTCCCGGCCCTTTAGGAGCGACCATGAACACATTGATATTCGCCGGTGGCACGATTTGGCCGAAATGAATGTTGAACCCATGCCCGAACGCGAGATAGGAACCTGGCTTCAGGTTCGGAGCAATGTCCTGACGATAAATCGCCGCCTGCAATTCATCGGGCGCCAGAATCATCACCACATCGGATGCCTTGACCGCATCGGCGACCGGCATGGCTTTGAGCCCGCTCTGCTCCGCCTTTGTCCAGGATGCGCCTTGGCGCACACCGACGACGACATTGACGCCGCTCTCCTTCATATTGAGGGCATGCGCATGCCCCTGACTGCCATAGCCGATCACCGCGACTTTCTTATTGCGGATCTGCTGAATGTCGGCATCTTTGTCGTAATAAATCTTCATCATGCACTCCTCAGGAACACATCCTGTTTCAGAAATAGATACTGCCTGCCAGTGAACTCCAGACTACTCGCGCGCCACTTTCTTCGGATGCGCCGCACCCGCTCGAATCGGCTCCCGCGCCACAGCCACCCGCCCGGTTCGAGTCAATTCCTTGATCCCCAGTGGCTGCAACAGATTGATGATGGCTTCAATCTTTTGAGGATCGCCGGTGACTTCGATCGTGTAGGTACCCGGCGTCGAATCGATAATGTTGGCTCGGAAAATATCCGCGATCCTGAGCGCCTCCGCCCGGTCTTCGACCTTGGTATGCACCTTGATCAACGCGGTCTCGCGCGACACAAACTCGCTCTCGTTCAGATCGACGACCTTGATCACATCGATAAGCTTATTGAGATGCTTCACGATCTGCTCGATGATGCGATCGTCGCCCGATGTCACAATCGTCATCTGCGACATCGACGGATCCAGCGTCGGCGCCACCGACAAGCTCTCGATATTGAATCCCCGCCCGCTGAACAGCCCGGCGACGCGGGACAACACCCCGAATTTATTTTCAACCGTGACGGAAATAATGTGTTCCATATTCTGGTACCTTACGCGGTCAAAACCGTATCGTTGCCATCCGGAGCCACTTTCTTTCCACCCGCCTGTTTATCTTTCAACTCCGGCGGATCCTCCAGAATCATCTCGTGATTGCACCCGCCGGCTGGAATCATCGGGTACACGTTTTCAAACCGATAGGTCGGCACATCCACAATCACCGGCCCATTCACCGCGATGGCTTCCTTG
Proteins encoded in this region:
- a CDS encoding Phosphatidylserine decarboxylase proenzyme (MaGe:77309062) — encoded protein: MADRAVGIPFAKEGFPFIGATVGVTLCAGWLGWTPVAVVGAGFTLFVSWFFRNPARIIPEGPGLVVAPGDGKVIAIQEEFEPRYLKERSLRVTIFLNVFDVHINRIPCEGVIEDVQYQPGLFLVASKPEATVKNEQNALMIKAANGAKVLCVQVAGLIARRIVCWVSPKERATLGERFGLIRFGSRMDTFLPIGTKLRVAVGDRVKGGATILGDLQ
- a CDS encoding Ketol-acid reductoisomerase (NADP(+)) (MaGe:77309063); translation: MKIYYDKDADIQQIRNKKVAVIGYGSQGHAHALNMKESGVNVVVGVRQGASWTKAEQSGLKAMPVADAVKASDVVMILAPDELQAAIYRQDIAPNLKPGSYLAFGHGFNIHFGQIVPPANINVFMVAPKGPGHLVRSEYTKGSGVPCLLAVHQDPSGTTRQVGLAYASAVGGGRAGIIETNFREETETDLFGEQAVLCGGLTSLIQAGYETLTEAGYSPEMAYFECLHEVKLIVDLIYQGGIANMRYSISTTAKYGDITRGPRVVTEQTKQEMKKILGEIQTGQFAKEWVLENQANRPVYNALLAKGEAHPIEAVGAKLRAMMPWLKKDQLVDKTKN
- a CDS encoding acetolactate synthase III, thiamin-dependent, small subunit (Evidence 2a : Function from experimental evidences in other organisms; PubMedId 1851954, 2198273, 6308579; Product type e : enzyme; MaGe:77309064), which translates into the protein MEHIISVTVENKFGVLSRVAGLFSGRGFNIESLSVAPTLDPSMSQMTIVTSGDDRIIEQIVKHLNKLIDVIKVVDLNESEFVSRETALIKVHTKVEDRAEALRIADIFRANIIDSTPGTYTIEVTGDPQKIEAIINLLQPLGIKELTRTGRVAVAREPIRAGAAHPKKVARE